A single genomic interval of Litoreibacter ponti harbors:
- a CDS encoding ActR/PrrA/RegA family redox response regulator transcription factor: MADGPLKDIGEDNSLLIVDDDEPFLRRLARAMEKRGFAPETAESVAGGRAVATARPPAYAVIDLRLEDGNGLDVVEVLREKRPDAKIVVLTGYGAIATAVAAVKIGATDYLSKPADANDVTNALLASDDELPPPPENPMSADRVRWEHIQRVYELCDRNVSETARRLNMHRRTLQRILAKRSPK, encoded by the coding sequence ATGGCAGACGGGCCGCTTAAGGATATCGGAGAAGACAATTCGCTGTTGATCGTCGATGACGATGAACCATTCCTGCGTCGTCTGGCCCGTGCCATGGAAAAACGCGGCTTCGCGCCCGAGACCGCTGAAAGCGTTGCCGGCGGCCGCGCGGTCGCGACGGCGCGCCCACCGGCCTACGCGGTGATCGATCTGCGGCTTGAGGATGGCAACGGGCTCGACGTGGTCGAAGTGCTGCGCGAGAAGCGGCCTGACGCCAAGATCGTCGTGCTGACAGGATACGGTGCGATTGCGACCGCGGTGGCCGCGGTGAAGATTGGCGCCACCGATTATCTTTCGAAGCCTGCGGACGCCAATGATGTGACAAACGCATTGCTTGCCAGCGACGACGAGTTGCCGCCGCCGCCCGAGAACCCGATGAGCGCGGACCGCGTGCGCTGGGAACACATCCAGCGGGTCTACGAGCTGTGCGACCGCAACGTATCGGAGACGGCGCGGCGGCTGAACATGCACCGCCGGACCTTGCAGCGCATTCTGGCGAAGCGGTCGCCGAAGTGA
- a CDS encoding LysR family transcriptional regulator, translated as MKWSELPSLAALRAFEATARLNGFSAAARELNVTHAAIAQHVRALEADLGVSLVFRSGAGMALTEQGRGLAASLGDGFRQIADGVALVRARKEDQPLNISLTPSFAENWLMPRIGAFWAEHPEIKVALNPSMDLVDLRRDGFDMSIRYGRGDWPGVDAEMLVHANFVIVGTPEMAEHVQGRNVLALGELPWVFETGREELIVWAQSVGLGECALDSIEVPTNSMAMSATRAGARISIQNKAVVERDLAEGRLVCLHEEAPSRLGYYLVRPPGIRSNRLKIFERWLKSVAKG; from the coding sequence ATGAAGTGGAGTGAGCTTCCTTCCCTCGCCGCTCTGCGTGCGTTCGAAGCAACCGCCCGTCTCAACGGTTTTTCCGCAGCGGCACGCGAGCTCAACGTCACCCACGCGGCAATCGCGCAGCACGTCCGCGCCTTGGAGGCTGATCTGGGGGTGTCGCTCGTCTTTCGCTCGGGGGCCGGTATGGCGCTGACGGAGCAGGGGCGCGGGCTTGCTGCGTCCCTGGGCGATGGGTTTCGCCAGATTGCCGATGGCGTCGCGCTGGTTCGTGCCCGCAAGGAGGATCAGCCGCTCAACATCTCGCTGACGCCAAGCTTTGCGGAGAATTGGTTGATGCCGCGCATCGGGGCGTTCTGGGCCGAGCATCCCGAGATCAAGGTGGCGCTGAACCCGTCGATGGACTTGGTGGACCTGCGCCGCGACGGGTTCGATATGAGCATCCGCTACGGGCGTGGTGACTGGCCAGGTGTCGACGCGGAGATGCTGGTTCACGCGAACTTCGTGATCGTCGGTACGCCGGAGATGGCAGAGCATGTGCAGGGCCGTAATGTGCTTGCGTTGGGAGAGCTGCCGTGGGTGTTCGAGACCGGGCGAGAAGAGCTGATCGTCTGGGCGCAATCGGTCGGGCTGGGAGAATGTGCGCTCGACTCTATCGAGGTGCCGACCAATTCCATGGCGATGTCGGCCACACGGGCCGGCGCGCGCATTTCGATCCAGAACAAGGCTGTTGTGGAGCGCGATTTGGCGGAAGGGCGCCTTGTCTGCCTGCACGAAGAAGCGCCGTCACGCCTTGGTTACTACCTTGTCCGCCCGCCCGGCATACGCTCAAACCGGCTAAAGATATTTGAGCGATGGTTGAAATCGGTCGCTAAAGGATGA
- a CDS encoding GNAT family N-acetyltransferase has protein sequence MKIRLASPHDKPALTEILNDIIAIGGTTAYEDPLAPAYFDRLVEADDPKTFLHVAEAEGEIVGFQWMEPFDPPDDHIGGIATFARPGTTQRGIGSALFEVTKSASRAAGYAEIEAKIRADNSGGLAYYTRMGFEDRFVTTGVPLKDGTPVDRVHKRLIL, from the coding sequence ATGAAGATCCGCTTGGCCAGCCCGCACGACAAACCTGCGCTGACAGAAATCCTCAACGATATCATCGCCATTGGCGGCACGACCGCCTATGAAGACCCGCTCGCGCCCGCCTATTTCGACCGATTGGTCGAGGCAGATGACCCGAAGACCTTCCTGCATGTGGCCGAAGCCGAGGGCGAGATCGTCGGCTTTCAGTGGATGGAGCCGTTCGATCCCCCGGACGACCATATCGGGGGCATCGCTACCTTCGCGCGGCCCGGCACGACGCAGCGCGGGATCGGATCGGCTCTGTTCGAGGTCACCAAATCCGCAAGCCGCGCCGCCGGATATGCCGAGATCGAGGCGAAGATCAGGGCGGACAATTCAGGTGGGCTCGCTTACTACACGAGAATGGGCTTCGAGGATCGCTTCGTCACAACAGGCGTCCCCCTAAAGGACGGCACGCCCGTCGACCGGGTGCACAAGCGCCTCATCCTTTAG
- a CDS encoding HD domain-containing protein → MPAPPRAWQRMLSGRRLDLLDPTPMDIEIEDIAHGLSFVARWNGQTFGEYAYSVAEHSVLVEQLFSNIHPDAPTKWKLAALLHDAPEYVIGDMISPVKAAVGPGYAELDDRLTAAIHIRFGLPAAIPVKIKKQIKKADKLSAWLEATQIAGFSVAESDKFFGAPGDAKLPQTLTPRPPMEVKAAFLARFTELSKML, encoded by the coding sequence ATGCCCGCACCCCCCCGCGCTTGGCAAAGGATGCTTTCGGGCCGCAGGCTCGATCTGCTCGACCCGACCCCTATGGATATCGAGATCGAGGATATCGCCCATGGGCTGTCCTTCGTCGCGCGCTGGAACGGGCAGACCTTCGGCGAATATGCCTATTCGGTGGCCGAGCATTCGGTTCTGGTCGAACAGTTATTCTCCAACATCCATCCTGATGCGCCGACCAAGTGGAAGCTGGCCGCGCTGCTGCACGACGCACCGGAATACGTCATCGGTGACATGATTTCGCCAGTGAAGGCCGCCGTCGGGCCGGGATACGCCGAATTGGACGACCGGCTCACGGCCGCCATCCACATTCGCTTTGGACTGCCCGCCGCGATCCCGGTGAAGATCAAGAAGCAGATCAAGAAGGCCGACAAACTGTCCGCATGGCTGGAGGCCACGCAGATCGCTGGATTCTCGGTCGCGGAAAGCGACAAATTCTTCGGCGCGCCCGGCGATGCGAAGCTGCCCCAAACCCTGACCCCACGCCCGCCCATGGAGGTCAAAGCGGCGTTTCTGGCGCGCTTCACCGAATTGTCGAAGATGCTATGA
- a CDS encoding S-adenosyl-L-homocysteine hydrolase has product MKPGIVIALTALVFATPAFAQEETLCMDSYALEASLIDWYGEAPVEGETEENRQLWAAGVGGTWTVVTYEPNGQSCVLAQGDNFMPTDMSDVLVAALDG; this is encoded by the coding sequence ATGAAACCCGGAATTGTTATTGCTCTGACCGCGCTTGTATTTGCCACCCCGGCATTCGCACAGGAGGAAACGCTTTGCATGGACAGCTACGCGTTGGAAGCGTCCCTAATTGATTGGTATGGCGAAGCGCCGGTGGAAGGCGAGACCGAAGAGAACCGTCAATTATGGGCGGCTGGTGTCGGCGGAACCTGGACCGTCGTGACCTACGAGCCGAACGGCCAAAGCTGCGTTCTTGCCCAAGGTGACAATTTTATGCCCACCGACATGAGTGACGTCTTGGTCGCAGCCTTGGACGGATAG
- the ahcY gene encoding adenosylhomocysteinase, with protein MAKDYIVKDIDLAAYGRKELDIAETEMPGLMALRDEYGEKKPLSGARIVGSLHMTIQTAVLIETLVALGADVRWASCNIFSTQDHAAAAIAAGGIPVFAIKGQSLEEHWDYLDRSFMFDDGPNLILDDGGDATLYILLGARAEAGEEVLAVPTSEEEEVIKAQIAKRMEASPGWFTKMRDQIKGVSEETTTGVHRLYDLVKQGQLPFPAINVNDSVTKSKFDNKYGCKESLVDGIRRATDTMMAGKVAVVMGYGDVGKGSAASLRGAGARVKVTEVDPICALQAAMDGFEVVILEDVVGDADIFITTTGNKDVIRIEHMREMKDMAIVGNIGHFDNEIQVAALKNHKWTNIKEQVDMIEMPNGNRLILLSEGRLLNLGNATGHPSFVMSASFTNQVLAQIELWTNGEAYKNEVYILPKHLDEKVARLHLDRIGVKLSKLNKDQADYIGVAPEGPFKPEHYRY; from the coding sequence ATGGCAAAAGACTATATTGTTAAGGATATCGACCTGGCCGCATACGGCCGCAAGGAACTTGATATCGCTGAAACCGAAATGCCGGGCCTGATGGCGCTTCGGGACGAATATGGCGAGAAGAAGCCACTGTCCGGCGCGCGTATCGTGGGCTCGCTCCACATGACGATCCAGACCGCTGTCCTGATCGAGACCCTTGTGGCGCTCGGGGCGGATGTGCGCTGGGCGTCGTGCAACATTTTCTCCACGCAAGACCACGCCGCCGCAGCGATTGCCGCCGGTGGCATTCCCGTTTTCGCGATCAAAGGTCAGTCGCTGGAAGAGCATTGGGATTATCTGGATCGTTCGTTCATGTTTGACGACGGCCCGAATCTGATCCTCGACGATGGGGGCGATGCGACGCTCTACATTCTGCTCGGCGCACGGGCGGAGGCCGGGGAAGAGGTGCTTGCGGTTCCGACGTCCGAAGAAGAAGAAGTTATCAAGGCTCAGATCGCCAAGCGCATGGAGGCCAGCCCAGGCTGGTTCACGAAAATGCGCGACCAGATCAAGGGCGTTTCGGAAGAGACCACCACCGGCGTGCATCGCTTGTACGATTTGGTGAAGCAGGGTCAGCTGCCCTTCCCGGCGATCAATGTGAACGACTCCGTCACCAAATCGAAATTCGACAACAAGTATGGCTGCAAGGAATCGCTGGTCGACGGCATCCGCCGCGCAACCGACACGATGATGGCCGGTAAGGTCGCGGTCGTGATGGGATATGGCGATGTGGGCAAAGGGTCCGCCGCTTCGTTGCGTGGTGCCGGTGCGCGAGTCAAGGTGACCGAGGTCGATCCGATCTGCGCCCTCCAGGCCGCGATGGACGGGTTCGAGGTTGTGATCTTGGAAGATGTCGTGGGCGACGCGGATATTTTCATCACAACGACCGGCAACAAAGACGTTATCCGCATCGAGCATATGCGCGAGATGAAGGACATGGCGATCGTCGGTAACATCGGTCACTTCGACAACGAGATTCAGGTCGCTGCGCTCAAGAACCACAAGTGGACCAACATCAAAGAGCAGGTGGACATGATCGAGATGCCGAATGGCAATCGTTTGATCTTGCTGTCCGAAGGCCGCCTGCTGAATCTTGGCAACGCGACCGGCCACCCGTCTTTCGTTATGTCGGCGTCGTTCACCAACCAAGTCCTGGCTCAGATCGAGCTGTGGACCAACGGTGAGGCCTACAAGAACGAGGTCTATATCCTGCCCAAGCATCTCGACGAGAAGGTCGCGCGTCTGCATCTCGACCGCATCGGTGTGAAGCTGTCCAA